From the Variovorax paradoxus genome, the window CATGAACAACAACGCCCACCCCACCCTGCCTTTCATCACCGGACGCTGCACGCTGGTGGGCGCCGGCCCCGGCGACCCGGAACTGCTGACGGTCAAGGCCGTGAAGGCGATCCAGGCCGCCACCGTGCTGCTGGTCGACGACCTCGTGAACGACGAGATCCTGGCCTATGCCCGCCCCGGCGCGCGCATCGTGCACGTGGGCAAGCGCGGCGGCTGCAAGAGCACGCCACAGGCCTTCATCGAGCGGCTGATGATCACCGCGGTGCGCGAAGGCGAGACCGTGGTGCGGCTCAAGGGCGGCGACCCGTTCATATTCGGGCGCGGCGGCGAGGAGGTCGAACACCTGCGCGAGGCCGGCATCGAATGCGTGGTGGTCAACGGCATCACCGCCGGCCTGGCCGCGGTGAGCGGGCTGGGCGTGCCGCTCACGCACCGCGACCATGCCCAGGGCGTGGTGTTCGTCACCGGCCACGCGAAGACGGGCGCCGGCGCCGCCGAGGAGCCGACCGACTGGCGCGCGCTGGCCGCCATGGCGCACGACGCACGGCTCACGCTGGTGATCTACATGGGCGTGTCGGGTGCAGCCCACATCGAGCGCGAACTGCTGCACGGCCTGCCGGCGGACACGCCGGCGGCCGTCGTCCAGCATGCGAGCCTGCCGCACCAGCGGCACGTCGCGACCACGCTGGGCCGGTTGAAGAGCAGCATCGCCGAAGCCGGACTGGCGAGCCCCGCGGTGATCGTCGTGGGCGACGTGCTGCGCGGCCTCGCCGCGGCCGAGCTGCCGGCGAGCACGGGCAGGTTCGGCACCTGAGTCCGAGGCGGCCGCGCCGCCGTCCCCCGCAGCCGCGGACCGGCCGCACCCCGGATTGGTGCGGCGTGGCATGGATCGTGCTGAGCCACCGGCAATGAATGCCGTCGCCACGCCCGTCCCCGCCGCCGTCGAGATCGTCGCGCTGACCAAGCGCTACGCACCCGGTACCCCGGCCGCCGTCGACCAGATCGATCTGCGCATCGCCAGCGGCAGCTACTGCTGCCTGCTGGGACCGTCGGGCTGCGGCAAGAGCACCACGCTGCGCATGATCGCCGGCCACGAGTCGGTGAGCAGCGGCGACATCCTGCTGGACAACCGCAACATCACCAACCTGCCCGCTGCCGCGCGCGGCACGGCGATGATGTTCCAGAGCTTCGCGCTCTTCCCGCACCTTTCGGCCACCGACAACGTGGCCTTCAGCCTGAAGATGAAAGGCATCGGCAAGGCCGAGCGCCAGAAGCGCGCCAGCGATCTGCTGGAGCGTGTCGCCATGGGCCATCTGGCGGCGCGCAAGCCCGGCGAGCTTTCGGGAGGCCAGCAGCAGCGCGTGGCGCTGGCGCGTGCGCTCATCACCGAGCCGCGCGTGCTGCTGCTCGACGAGCCGCTGTCGGCGCTCGATCCGTTCCTGCGCATCCAGATGCGCGCCGAGCTGCGGCGCTGGCAGAAGGAGCTGGGGCTGACCTTCGTGCACGTCACGCACTCTCAGGAAGAGGCGATGGCGCTGGCCGACACCATGGTGGTGATGAACCACGGGGTGATCGAGCAGGTCGGCTCGCCGCACGCCATCTACAACCACCCGGCCAGCGAGTTTGTGGCGCGGTTCATGGGCGGGCACAACGTGTTCGACACCCCTGGCGGAGCCATCGCCGTGCGCAGCGACCACATGCGGATCGCGCCCGCGTCGGACGCCGGCGAGTCCGGCGGACTTGCCGCCACCGTGACCGACGTCGAATACCAGGGCACCTACGTGCTGCTCGGCCTGGCGCTGGATGCCGCAGCGCCGGCGCGCCAGGGCGTCTCGGTGCTGCTTGGCGAGGCGGCCTTTCTGGCAAAGCCCTACGCGCCGGGCGATGCCGTGCGCCTGTCGTGGGCCGATGCCGATGCACGCCCCCTGGGCCCGGGCGTCAAGCCGCCGGGGCAGCGCACCCCCGCGACGGCACCCGCCCCCGCAGCGCGGCGCGACGACAACGCCGCGATCGCCATGACGCTCTGAGCGCGCAGCAGCCTCACAGCGCGACACCGAACAGGATTTTTCACCCGTCCCTTCCCAGCCACTCTTCAGCCACTTCTTTCACGGAGACTTTGCAATGACCGACCCCATCGAATCGTCCCCCGGCTTCAAGCGCCGCACGCTGCTGCAGGGCACCGCCGGCATCCTGGCCACGGGCATCGCGCCCTTCGTGCACGCACAGGAAAAGATCGTGCTGCGCTACCTGGGCACCGCGGTGAACCAGGACAAGGCCATCGCCGAGAAGTTCAAGGCCGACACCGGCATCGAGATCCAGTACGTGGCCGTGACCACCGACGACGTGACCAAGCGCGCCGTGACCGCGCCCAACAGCTTCGACCTGATCGATACCGAGTTCTTCTCGCTCAAGAAGATCGTGCCGACCGGCAACCTCAAGGGCATCGACACGAAGCGCGTGAAGAATGCGGACAAGATCACCTCGCTGTTCACCAAGGGCGAAGTGGCCGGCAAGAAGGTGGGCGACCAGGGCACGGCGCCGGTGAAGGTGATCTACCTCGAGGGCGAGAAGAGCAAGGCCTTCGCCAAGGCGGCCACGCAGTACATGTCGCTCATCCCGACGACCTACAACGCCGACACGCTGGGCATCCGCCCCGACCTCATCAAGCGCCCCATCGGCTCGTGGGCCGAACTGCTGAACCCCGAGTTCAAGGGCAAGACCGCGATCCTGAACATTCCCTCGATCGGCATCATGGACGCCGCGATGGTGGTGGAAGCCAAGGGCATCCACAAGTACGCCGACAAGGGCAACATGACCAAGGCCGAGATCGACCTGACGATCAAGACCCTCATCGAAGCCAAGAAGGCCGGCCAGTTCCGCGCGCTGTGGAAGGACTTCAACGAATCGGTCAACCTCATGGCCTCAGGCGAAGTGGTGATCCAGTCGATGTGGTCGCCCGCTGTCACGGCCGTACGCGGCAAGGGCATCGACTGCACCTTCCAGCCCCTGAAGGAAGGCTATCGCGCCTGGGCCTCGGGCTTCGGCCTGCCGGCCACGCTCTCCGGCAAGAAGCTCGATGGCGCTTATGAGTTCATCAACTGGTTCCTGGACGGCTGGGCGGGCGCCTACCTGAACCGCCAGGGCTACTACAGCGCCGTGCTGGACACTGCCAAGACGAAGATGGAAGCCTACGAGTGGGCCTACTGGATGGAGGGCAAGGCCGCGGCGCAAGACATCAAGAGCCCGCAGGGCGACGTGATCGCCAAGGCCGGCTCGGTGCGCGACGGCGGCAGCTACGAGCAGCGTATGGGCGGCATCGCCTGCTGGAACGCGGTGATGGACGAGAACGAATACATGGTCAGGAAGTGGAACGAGTTTGTGGCGGCGTGAAGTTGGCTACCCCCCGAATCTCCGCGCACTTCGTGTCGCTTCGGATCCCCCCCAAGGGGGGCAACACCAGCGGCCCGGCAAAGCCGGTTCCGCGGTGTTTCCCGAACATGCTTCGCTGCGCTCGCACTGGAGAGAGCTACAAGTGAGCAGCAACCCGGCCGTCGAGAAATCGCCTGGAGGCATCGCCGCATGGTGGCAGGCAGCGCCGTTCGCGCTGGTGTTCCTGTTGTTCTTCCTGGTTCCGCTGGCGCTGGTCGCGATGGTCAGCCTGTGGAATTTCAACGAGTACGAACTGATCCCGGCCGTCACGCTGCGCAACTACCTGAGCCTGTTCGAGGGATGCTCGCGCCTCACCGACAACGGCGACCTGTGCGTCACGCTCAACACCTACCTGAGCACCTTCAAGTTCTGCTTGCTGGTGTGGGGCATCACGCTGCTGGTCGGATTCTCGGTGGCGTACTTCCTGGCGTTTCATGTGCGCTCGTCGACGGTGCAGACGGTGCTGTTCGTGCTCTGCACGGTGCCGTTCTGGACATCGAACGTGATCCGCATGATCTCGTGGGTGCCGCTTCTGGGTCGCAACGGCCTGGTCAACCAGGCGCTGATGGGCACGGGCCTCGTGAACCAGCCGGTGGAATGGCTGCTGTTCTCCGATTTTTCGGTGGTGCTGGCCTTCGTGCACCTCTACACCATGTTCATGATCGTGCCGATCTTCAACAGCATGATGCGCATCGACCGCTCGCTCCTCGAAGCGGCGAGCGACGCGGGCGCCTCGGGCTGGCAGACGCTGTGGAACGTGGTGGTGCCGCTGTCGCGCACCGGCATCCTGATCGGCTCGATCTTCGTCATCACCATCG encodes:
- a CDS encoding ABC transporter permease, producing the protein MSSNPAVEKSPGGIAAWWQAAPFALVFLLFFLVPLALVAMVSLWNFNEYELIPAVTLRNYLSLFEGCSRLTDNGDLCVTLNTYLSTFKFCLLVWGITLLVGFSVAYFLAFHVRSSTVQTVLFVLCTVPFWTSNVIRMISWVPLLGRNGLVNQALMGTGLVNQPVEWLLFSDFSVVLAFVHLYTMFMIVPIFNSMMRIDRSLLEAASDAGASGWQTLWNVVVPLSRTGILIGSIFVITIVMGDFVTIGVMGGQQIASIGKIIQVQTSYLQFPLAAANAMILLAVVLMIIWGLTRLVDIRKEL
- the cobA gene encoding uroporphyrinogen-III C-methyltransferase; translation: MNNNAHPTLPFITGRCTLVGAGPGDPELLTVKAVKAIQAATVLLVDDLVNDEILAYARPGARIVHVGKRGGCKSTPQAFIERLMITAVREGETVVRLKGGDPFIFGRGGEEVEHLREAGIECVVVNGITAGLAAVSGLGVPLTHRDHAQGVVFVTGHAKTGAGAAEEPTDWRALAAMAHDARLTLVIYMGVSGAAHIERELLHGLPADTPAAVVQHASLPHQRHVATTLGRLKSSIAEAGLASPAVIVVGDVLRGLAAAELPASTGRFGT
- a CDS encoding ABC transporter substrate-binding protein, which translates into the protein MTDPIESSPGFKRRTLLQGTAGILATGIAPFVHAQEKIVLRYLGTAVNQDKAIAEKFKADTGIEIQYVAVTTDDVTKRAVTAPNSFDLIDTEFFSLKKIVPTGNLKGIDTKRVKNADKITSLFTKGEVAGKKVGDQGTAPVKVIYLEGEKSKAFAKAATQYMSLIPTTYNADTLGIRPDLIKRPIGSWAELLNPEFKGKTAILNIPSIGIMDAAMVVEAKGIHKYADKGNMTKAEIDLTIKTLIEAKKAGQFRALWKDFNESVNLMASGEVVIQSMWSPAVTAVRGKGIDCTFQPLKEGYRAWASGFGLPATLSGKKLDGAYEFINWFLDGWAGAYLNRQGYYSAVLDTAKTKMEAYEWAYWMEGKAAAQDIKSPQGDVIAKAGSVRDGGSYEQRMGGIACWNAVMDENEYMVRKWNEFVAA
- a CDS encoding ABC transporter ATP-binding protein is translated as MNAVATPVPAAVEIVALTKRYAPGTPAAVDQIDLRIASGSYCCLLGPSGCGKSTTLRMIAGHESVSSGDILLDNRNITNLPAAARGTAMMFQSFALFPHLSATDNVAFSLKMKGIGKAERQKRASDLLERVAMGHLAARKPGELSGGQQQRVALARALITEPRVLLLDEPLSALDPFLRIQMRAELRRWQKELGLTFVHVTHSQEEAMALADTMVVMNHGVIEQVGSPHAIYNHPASEFVARFMGGHNVFDTPGGAIAVRSDHMRIAPASDAGESGGLAATVTDVEYQGTYVLLGLALDAAAPARQGVSVLLGEAAFLAKPYAPGDAVRLSWADADARPLGPGVKPPGQRTPATAPAPAARRDDNAAIAMTL